Proteins from a single region of Thermomicrobiales bacterium:
- the sufD gene encoding Fe-S cluster assembly protein SufD, which produces MSATLTQETGFSRDAVVALSELKNEPTWLRDARLRAWDTYEAIPMPARTDEEWRRTDFRALKFGHLQPFSPNGHKERSLEALLSGFENNGVSDSAAQAGILVQKDAATAWSEANPDLVAKGVIFCDLDTAVREHEDLFKQYFMTQAVPVDFGKFEALHAALWQGGSFLYVPKGVTIDEPFRSFTTSTHPSNSVFTHTLIVLEQGAEAFLADAYGSETFGGQSFASSVVELILGKASKLRYVQMQDWGRDMWSFMTERATLASDATLNSLHVTLGSKFSKSSIGSHLQGEDALAEMLGISFADGDQFFDHHTWQLHESPYATSDLEFKTALKENARTVYSGLIKVSEGAQKTDAYQQNRNLVLSREARADSIPNLEIAANDVRCTHGATISQVVPEHIFYLQARGVPYTEAQKLIVEGFFRPVIDRIPVEEIQGFLEGAIARKVGI; this is translated from the coding sequence ATGTCCGCAACACTTACTCAGGAAACCGGATTTAGCCGCGACGCGGTCGTGGCGCTTTCGGAACTCAAGAACGAACCCACCTGGCTGCGCGATGCGCGCCTGCGCGCGTGGGACACCTACGAAGCGATCCCGATGCCGGCCCGCACCGATGAGGAGTGGCGCCGCACCGATTTCCGCGCCCTCAAGTTCGGCCACCTGCAGCCGTTCTCGCCGAACGGTCACAAAGAGCGGTCGTTGGAGGCGTTGCTTTCCGGATTCGAGAACAACGGTGTCTCCGACTCGGCCGCCCAGGCCGGCATTCTGGTCCAAAAGGACGCTGCCACCGCCTGGTCGGAGGCGAATCCCGATCTGGTCGCCAAGGGCGTGATCTTCTGCGATCTCGATACCGCCGTCCGCGAGCATGAGGACCTGTTCAAGCAGTACTTCATGACCCAGGCGGTGCCGGTCGATTTCGGCAAGTTCGAGGCGTTGCACGCCGCGCTTTGGCAGGGGGGATCCTTCCTCTATGTGCCGAAGGGCGTGACCATCGACGAGCCGTTCCGCTCGTTCACGACCAGCACACACCCGTCCAATTCGGTCTTCACGCACACGCTGATTGTGCTCGAGCAGGGCGCTGAGGCCTTCCTGGCCGACGCCTATGGCTCCGAGACCTTCGGGGGACAGTCGTTCGCGTCGAGTGTCGTCGAGCTGATTCTGGGCAAGGCCAGCAAGCTGCGCTATGTCCAGATGCAGGACTGGGGACGCGACATGTGGAGCTTCATGACGGAGCGCGCCACGCTCGCCAGCGACGCGACGCTCAATTCGTTGCATGTCACGCTCGGCTCGAAGTTCAGCAAGAGCTCGATCGGTTCGCACCTGCAGGGTGAGGACGCGCTGGCCGAGATGCTGGGCATCTCGTTCGCCGATGGCGACCAGTTCTTCGATCATCACACCTGGCAACTGCATGAGTCGCCGTATGCGACCAGCGACCTCGAGTTCAAGACCGCGCTCAAGGAGAACGCGCGCACGGTCTATTCGGGTCTCATCAAGGTTTCCGAAGGCGCGCAGAAGACGGACGCCTACCAGCAGAACCGCAACCTGGTGCTCAGCCGCGAGGCGCGCGCCGATTCGATCCCGAACCTCGAGATCGCGGCGAATGACGTGCGCTGCACCCATGGCGCGACCATTTCGCAGGTCGTCCCGGAGCACATTTTCTACCTGCAGGCGCGCGGCGTGCCGTACACGGAAGCGCAGAAGCTGATCGTCGAAGGCTTCTTCCGCCCCGTTATCGACCGCATCCCGGTCGAGGAAATCCAGGGCTTCCTGGAAGGCGCCATCGCCCGCAAGGTGGGGATCTAG
- a CDS encoding SUF system NifU family Fe-S cluster assembly protein, whose product MSDDLYRDIILDHYRSPRNKGTLDPADYSYEDVNPLCGDEIRIDVRVKDDKIDEIAFSGRGCAISQASASILMEMTEGKSLDEVKAITKEDLLEELMVPISPARMKCALLSLKVLKAGIYGVGHDEDL is encoded by the coding sequence ATGAGCGACGATCTTTACCGAGACATCATTCTCGACCACTACCGAAGTCCCCGGAACAAGGGAACCCTCGATCCTGCGGACTATTCCTACGAAGACGTCAACCCGCTGTGTGGGGACGAGATCCGTATCGACGTGCGGGTGAAGGACGACAAGATCGACGAGATCGCCTTCTCCGGTCGCGGTTGCGCCATCTCGCAGGCCTCGGCCAGCATCTTGATGGAGATGACCGAAGGCAAGTCGCTGGACGAAGTGAAGGCAATCACCAAGGAGGACCTGCTGGAAGAGCTGATGGTTCCCATCAGCCCGGCGCGCATGAAGTGCGCGCTGCTCAGCCTGAAGGTCCTCAAGGCCGGCATCTATGGTGTTGGCCACGACGAGGATTTGTAG
- a CDS encoding extracellular solute-binding protein: MWNRRSLLRTSAAGMGLAASGLWLPTLAQDPTAVPTPAPVSVGESGTEITMWVQDFGPAIEAFRVAAQNYIDAGNDVKVTVQPIAFADLLAKMLPSIAAGTEADIMMGYTDWYVATDVSKLFLNLEGLIGTQEELEASLFPQTLQTIDMPEGTIYYLPWLAGANGVITGYNGAIWADKGMDPTTITTWDDLVAAGQELTVMDGDTMTVAGLSLMTPMLTLIKNWIWQMGADFYDGETGAWSLNTEAGQASLQMIVDAAQGEKPTMSYDLCDMVNEYDVWLTGKIATQQMGAWTVGTAPDELQANAMSLPKLANAATDVVYPAHIGVITLSRRLSDDEAKLQHCLGIAKQLISADALIDVTNSYTGLICVQDVYNDPRIEETKFGAISKRLAETTWPRSQWPKDHIANPMPASQELDRAVRGEISVSDALANADEYLNTQEKEARERLGL; encoded by the coding sequence ATGTGGAATCGTCGATCGCTTCTTCGAACTTCGGCTGCCGGTATGGGGCTGGCGGCGAGCGGTCTCTGGCTGCCAACGCTGGCACAGGATCCGACTGCCGTCCCGACCCCGGCGCCGGTCTCGGTTGGTGAATCCGGCACGGAAATCACCATGTGGGTGCAGGACTTCGGGCCTGCCATCGAGGCATTCCGGGTTGCCGCGCAGAACTACATCGATGCGGGCAACGATGTGAAGGTCACGGTCCAGCCGATCGCATTTGCCGATCTGCTGGCGAAGATGCTCCCCTCGATTGCCGCGGGTACCGAGGCGGACATCATGATGGGCTATACCGACTGGTATGTGGCTACCGATGTCTCGAAGCTCTTCCTCAATCTCGAGGGGCTGATCGGCACGCAGGAAGAGCTCGAAGCATCGCTCTTCCCGCAGACGCTGCAGACCATCGACATGCCAGAGGGCACCATCTACTACCTTCCCTGGTTGGCTGGAGCGAACGGTGTGATCACCGGATACAACGGCGCCATCTGGGCGGACAAGGGAATGGATCCGACCACGATCACGACCTGGGACGATCTGGTCGCCGCCGGGCAAGAACTGACCGTCATGGACGGCGATACCATGACAGTCGCCGGTCTCTCGTTGATGACGCCCATGCTGACCCTGATCAAGAACTGGATCTGGCAGATGGGCGCCGACTTCTACGATGGCGAGACTGGCGCGTGGAGTCTCAACACCGAGGCGGGACAAGCGTCGTTGCAGATGATCGTGGACGCGGCCCAGGGCGAAAAGCCGACGATGTCCTACGATCTGTGCGACATGGTAAACGAGTACGACGTGTGGCTCACGGGCAAGATCGCCACGCAGCAAATGGGCGCCTGGACCGTTGGCACCGCGCCGGACGAGCTGCAAGCAAACGCGATGTCGCTGCCGAAACTGGCCAACGCGGCTACCGATGTGGTGTATCCGGCACATATCGGCGTCATCACGCTTTCTCGCCGCCTGAGCGATGACGAAGCCAAGCTGCAGCACTGCCTTGGCATCGCCAAGCAACTCATCAGCGCAGATGCATTGATCGATGTGACGAATTCCTACACCGGCTTGATCTGTGTGCAGGATGTCTACAACGATCCGCGCATCGAGGAGACCAAGTTCGGCGCAATCTCGAAGCGGTTGGCGGAGACGACCTGGCCGCGCTCGCAGTGGCCGAAGGACCATATCGCCAATCCGATGCCCGCCAGCCAGGAGCTCGACCGGGCGGTTCGTGGCGAGATTTCCGTTTCGGACGCGCTCGCCAACGCGGACGAATACCTCAATACACAGGAAAAGGAAGCGCGAGAGCGGCTGGGTCTCTAG
- a CDS encoding Gfo/Idh/MocA family oxidoreductase → MTVRFGVVGLRRGASFVRVCSAATGATVSALYDINAEAVGTAAAEIGARPFSDYEAFLNSDIDAVVIASPLAFHAGQAAQALRAGKHVLSEVTACLDLAQAAELVAAARESSAVYMMAENYRYLDEVELLKRLADDGRFGDLYFLEGEYLHDCKDLWFDRDGNLTWRGRGELGVYCTHSLGPLLYITGERVDTVSCVEVPGGKFREDIQNPTMHLMQMVTDKGTVFRVRVDHVSPRPHQMAYYSVQGTRGSFESWRGHGDTSKLWLEDEHEPSRVSGEGAQWHATGPYAERYIPERLAVPAEASFGGHGTSEYWMLRDFLAAVKGEISSPIDVDRAMDYTLPGIVALESARTAGTPIAVPDSRLFS, encoded by the coding sequence GTGACCGTTCGATTCGGTGTGGTTGGCTTGCGCCGGGGCGCAAGCTTTGTGCGGGTGTGCTCCGCGGCGACCGGGGCAACCGTGTCCGCGCTCTATGACATCAACGCAGAGGCAGTTGGAACCGCCGCGGCCGAGATCGGTGCACGGCCGTTCTCCGACTACGAAGCGTTCCTGAACTCCGATATCGACGCGGTCGTGATTGCATCTCCGCTGGCATTTCATGCCGGACAGGCGGCGCAAGCGCTGCGAGCCGGGAAGCATGTGTTGAGCGAAGTGACTGCATGCCTGGATTTGGCGCAGGCGGCCGAGCTCGTGGCGGCAGCGCGGGAAAGCTCGGCGGTCTACATGATGGCCGAGAACTATCGCTATCTGGATGAAGTCGAGCTGCTCAAGCGGCTCGCGGACGACGGCCGCTTCGGCGATCTCTATTTCCTGGAAGGGGAGTACCTGCACGATTGCAAGGATCTCTGGTTCGACCGGGACGGGAATCTGACCTGGCGTGGCCGCGGTGAGCTCGGGGTCTACTGTACCCACAGCCTGGGACCGCTGCTCTATATCACCGGAGAGCGGGTGGACACCGTCTCCTGTGTCGAGGTGCCCGGCGGAAAATTCCGGGAGGACATCCAGAACCCGACCATGCACCTGATGCAGATGGTGACCGACAAGGGGACCGTCTTCCGGGTGCGGGTGGACCACGTTTCGCCCCGTCCACACCAGATGGCCTACTACTCCGTCCAGGGCACCCGCGGGTCGTTCGAATCGTGGCGTGGCCACGGCGATACGAGCAAGCTCTGGCTCGAAGACGAGCACGAGCCATCGCGCGTCAGCGGCGAGGGCGCGCAATGGCATGCCACTGGCCCATATGCCGAACGCTACATCCCGGAACGGTTGGCCGTCCCGGCGGAAGCGTCCTTCGGCGGACATGGCACCAGCGAGTATTGGATGCTGCGGGATTTCCTGGCAGCGGTCAAGGGCGAAATCTCGTCGCCCATCGATGTCGACCGGGCGATGGACTACACCTTGCCCGGCATCGTCGCGCTCGAATCGGCGCGCACCGCGGGCACACCGATCGCGGTGCCGGATTCGCGGCTGTTTTCCTAG
- a CDS encoding carbohydrate ABC transporter permease, which produces MAVQTMTDHHAITFPRTLWANGAWVKSVIVVLLSLFALVMIIPLLWLVFGAFKTNVDIVTTPIQLLPREWTTEGIRMVWNTSGLPRAYANSLIISALVVASTLLTSSLGGYTFARLHFPGRDLIFYFILSTTMIPFVTLLIPLYLVMLDLNLLNTYAGIWLPAAVSSFGIFLCRQFILGIPNDLYDAAKVDGASDFRIYWQIILPLIRPALSALAIFSFLGAFNMYLWPLVALNDTSLYTLPLLLVQIGTTMGVTNYQAIMAGSLLASIPTIVVFIIFQKNFVKGIALSGIKG; this is translated from the coding sequence ATGGCTGTCCAAACGATGACCGATCATCACGCGATCACGTTTCCACGCACGCTCTGGGCCAACGGGGCCTGGGTGAAATCGGTGATCGTGGTGCTGCTCAGCCTGTTCGCGCTGGTCATGATCATTCCGCTCCTCTGGCTTGTCTTCGGGGCATTCAAGACCAACGTCGATATCGTCACGACGCCGATTCAGCTCCTCCCACGCGAGTGGACCACCGAGGGCATTCGGATGGTGTGGAACACCTCGGGGCTGCCACGCGCATACGCGAACAGCTTGATCATCAGCGCGCTCGTGGTCGCCTCGACCCTGTTGACCTCGTCGTTAGGCGGCTACACCTTCGCGCGGCTGCATTTTCCGGGCCGTGACCTGATCTTCTATTTCATTCTCTCGACCACCATGATCCCGTTCGTCACGCTGCTCATTCCCTTGTATCTGGTCATGCTGGATCTGAATCTGCTCAACACCTATGCCGGCATCTGGTTGCCGGCGGCAGTGTCGTCGTTCGGCATTTTTCTTTGCCGTCAGTTCATTCTGGGGATCCCCAACGATCTCTACGATGCGGCGAAGGTCGATGGCGCGAGCGACTTCCGCATCTACTGGCAAATCATTCTTCCGTTGATTCGTCCCGCGCTTTCCGCGCTCGCCATCTTCTCGTTCCTGGGAGCGTTCAACATGTATCTGTGGCCCCTGGTGGCGCTGAATGACACGTCGCTCTACACCCTGCCGCTGCTTCTCGTACAGATTGGGACCACGATGGGAGTCACCAACTACCAGGCCATCATGGCGGGCTCGCTGCTGGCGAGCATTCCAACAATCGTGGTCTTCATCATCTTCCAGAAGAACTTCGTCAAGGGCATCGCGCTTTCAGGTATCAAGGGATAG
- the dgoD gene encoding galactonate dehydratase, whose protein sequence is MKITRISSTVVNANMRNWIFVKVETDQDGLYGWGEATLEWKTAGVVGSVEDIGRLLIGEDPRRIEHLYQIMTRQYFWRAGIEGMSAISGIEQALWDIKGKALGVPVYELLGGRVRDRIRLYNHLGGGQMNVMYESTETRQFAENAISIKESGYTAIKFMAVPRTEPVEGVQQVKQAARYVEAIRDAVGDDMDLMVDLHGRTYPAMGVEYCHALEPYGLLFFEEPCTTEDIDATLEVTRKSRIPIATGERLVGKYQFRELISKRACHIIQPDLSHCGGLWEARKIAAMAEAHSIAVAPHNPNGPIATAVTIHFAAATPNWFIQEAITNDVPWRNEVVIDPVVAVQGYAEISDRPGLGIDIDEKEAAKHPFKPEAIQRYFHPDGSVADW, encoded by the coding sequence ATGAAGATCACGCGTATTTCGAGCACCGTCGTCAACGCCAACATGCGCAACTGGATTTTCGTCAAGGTCGAAACCGACCAGGACGGACTCTATGGCTGGGGCGAGGCGACGCTGGAATGGAAGACCGCCGGAGTGGTCGGCTCGGTGGAAGACATCGGCCGGCTGCTGATCGGCGAGGATCCGCGCCGTATCGAGCATCTCTATCAGATCATGACGCGCCAATACTTCTGGCGGGCCGGCATCGAAGGGATGAGCGCGATTTCCGGCATCGAGCAGGCGCTTTGGGACATCAAGGGCAAGGCGCTTGGGGTGCCGGTCTATGAACTCCTCGGTGGACGCGTGCGCGACCGCATCCGGTTGTACAACCATCTTGGCGGCGGCCAGATGAACGTCATGTACGAAAGCACGGAAACGAGGCAGTTCGCCGAAAACGCGATCTCCATCAAGGAATCGGGCTATACCGCCATCAAGTTCATGGCGGTGCCGCGTACAGAACCGGTCGAAGGGGTGCAGCAGGTCAAACAGGCCGCGCGTTACGTCGAAGCGATTCGCGATGCGGTCGGCGATGACATGGATCTGATGGTCGACTTGCATGGCCGCACCTATCCCGCCATGGGTGTCGAGTATTGCCATGCGCTCGAACCCTACGGCTTGCTCTTCTTCGAAGAACCGTGCACCACCGAAGACATCGATGCGACGTTGGAAGTCACGCGCAAGTCCAGGATCCCGATCGCTACCGGCGAGCGGCTCGTGGGCAAATATCAGTTTCGCGAGCTGATCAGCAAACGCGCCTGCCACATCATCCAACCCGATCTTTCGCATTGTGGCGGTCTTTGGGAAGCGCGCAAGATCGCTGCGATGGCGGAAGCGCATTCGATTGCGGTCGCGCCGCACAATCCGAACGGTCCGATCGCCACGGCGGTGACGATACATTTCGCCGCCGCCACCCCGAACTGGTTCATTCAGGAAGCGATCACCAACGATGTGCCCTGGCGCAACGAGGTGGTTATCGATCCGGTCGTGGCCGTGCAGGGCTACGCGGAGATTTCAGACCGCCCAGGGCTCGGCATCGATATCGACGAGAAAGAAGCGGCGAAGCACCCCTTCAAACCGGAAGCGATCCAGCGCTACTTCCACCCGGACGGTTCGGTGGCTGATTGGTAG
- a CDS encoding GntR family transcriptional regulator: MTDTYAAIESKRSPRRSRQSSREVAYDSIKRAILSGEIAPHERLVEERVAEALGISRTPVREAFAILEHEGMLESEPYKGLAVRPVTVDEFLNMYEALGIIEAALARLAATKASAGDIRRMDDALQQAERGIPNDVPEHLSGNREFQALLGAAADAPFLTRVLLGIEERSDMYLINSGLTLSEGNMRAAVADRRAILDRVRQGDADGAAEASLMHAARIRERWQQFYPGAA; this comes from the coding sequence GTGACCGACACCTACGCAGCGATCGAATCGAAACGCTCACCACGCCGCTCTCGCCAGAGCTCACGCGAAGTTGCCTACGATTCGATCAAGCGCGCCATCCTGTCGGGCGAGATCGCGCCGCATGAACGGCTGGTAGAGGAGCGGGTCGCCGAAGCGCTCGGCATCAGCCGGACTCCTGTGCGCGAGGCGTTCGCGATTCTCGAGCATGAAGGGATGCTGGAGTCGGAACCGTACAAGGGATTGGCCGTGCGGCCAGTCACGGTCGACGAGTTCCTGAACATGTATGAAGCGCTCGGCATCATCGAAGCCGCTTTGGCCCGCCTGGCGGCCACCAAAGCCTCCGCCGGCGATATCCGCCGCATGGACGACGCATTGCAGCAGGCGGAACGCGGCATTCCGAACGATGTTCCCGAGCACCTTTCCGGCAACCGTGAGTTCCAGGCATTGCTTGGCGCCGCAGCGGATGCACCGTTTTTGACCCGGGTGCTGCTCGGAATCGAAGAACGCTCGGACATGTATCTCATCAATTCCGGCTTGACGCTTTCCGAGGGGAATATGCGCGCCGCGGTGGCGGACCGGCGAGCCATTCTCGATCGTGTTCGCCAAGGAGACGCCGACGGGGCGGCGGAAGCGTCGCTCATGCACGCGGCGCGCATTCGCGAGCGTTGGCAGCAGTTCTATCCGGGCGCTGCGTAG
- a CDS encoding non-heme iron oxygenase ferredoxin subunit yields the protein MVLRKLGRAVKAGTQPSQAPSRPGGDVDDSELNFYVVAKVSDVAPGELKYVEVGPNFEPLVLINFEGDFYALGDLCTHEEASLSDGELVGDELECPLHGGAVEIKTGLPANFPIVVPSTTYRTRVVGDEVQIGLPK from the coding sequence ATGGTTCTCCGCAAACTTGGCCGGGCTGTCAAAGCCGGAACCCAACCGTCACAAGCCCCGTCCCGCCCGGGCGGCGATGTCGATGACAGCGAACTGAACTTCTATGTCGTCGCCAAGGTGTCCGACGTTGCGCCGGGCGAGCTGAAGTACGTCGAGGTCGGGCCGAATTTCGAGCCGCTCGTGTTGATCAACTTCGAAGGCGACTTCTACGCGCTCGGCGATCTCTGCACCCACGAGGAAGCGTCACTCTCCGATGGGGAGCTGGTCGGGGACGAACTCGAATGCCCGCTGCACGGCGGCGCGGTCGAGATCAAGACTGGACTCCCGGCGAACTTCCCGATCGTCGTGCCGTCCACCACCTATCGAACGCGGGTGGTGGGCGACGAAGTGCAAATCGGTCTGCCGAAATAA
- a CDS encoding sugar ABC transporter permease, translating to MATASIGTRSGSAPRARPFRNVSVMGVLVALGLIAYYAVVFIYPFYRAVWLSFHNWDFIVDPIPVGTRNYQRAFEDEYFWKALKVTVMFSVAEIAAGIFASFLVALGVSQLRGGRLQRAFLGIFYLPVIIPSIVTVLLWRFLYLPSGGAFNSMLGKLGIPPQPFLNSPDQALWCIVLMVVWANVGGSAIIFFAGINEVSTDLLEASRLDGAGLWRQTIDIIVPIMKPIFFYQIVVSVIGTVQMFEQFYLLTGPAFSTRTLAVYTYDLGFKTLSLGYGAAVSILIFLLLLIATAVQFRGFLMARGD from the coding sequence ATGGCAACAGCATCGATCGGAACACGCAGCGGTAGCGCGCCCCGGGCACGTCCATTTCGCAACGTCTCCGTCATGGGAGTGCTGGTCGCGCTTGGGTTGATTGCGTACTACGCGGTCGTCTTCATCTACCCCTTCTACCGCGCCGTGTGGCTCTCGTTTCACAACTGGGATTTCATCGTCGATCCGATTCCGGTGGGAACGCGCAACTACCAGCGAGCGTTCGAGGACGAGTATTTTTGGAAAGCGCTCAAGGTCACGGTCATGTTCTCGGTGGCCGAGATTGCCGCGGGAATCTTCGCCTCGTTCCTGGTCGCGCTCGGCGTTAGCCAGTTGCGCGGAGGTCGATTGCAGCGGGCATTCCTGGGGATCTTCTACCTTCCGGTCATCATCCCCAGTATCGTGACCGTGCTCCTTTGGCGATTCCTGTATTTGCCAAGCGGCGGCGCCTTCAACAGCATGCTGGGAAAACTCGGCATCCCTCCCCAACCGTTCCTGAACAGTCCCGACCAGGCTCTGTGGTGCATCGTGCTCATGGTGGTCTGGGCCAATGTCGGTGGCTCGGCGATCATCTTTTTCGCCGGTATCAATGAAGTGTCGACCGACCTGCTGGAAGCGTCGCGTCTCGATGGGGCCGGGCTCTGGCGCCAGACCATCGACATCATCGTGCCAATCATGAAACCGATCTTCTTCTACCAGATCGTGGTTTCTGTAATCGGCACCGTGCAGATGTTCGAGCAGTTCTACCTGCTGACCGGACCCGCATTTTCCACCCGCACGCTGGCGGTTTACACCTATGACCTTGGCTTCAAAACGCTCAGCCTCGGATACGGCGCGGCGGTCTCGATCCTCATCTTCCTCCTGTTGTTGATTGCCACAGCCGTGCAGTTCCGCGGGTTCCTGATGGCGAGGGGTGACTAA
- a CDS encoding cysteine desulfurase, with protein sequence MTATTQPSTIDGLAIRKDFPIFQQALTDGRLPLVFLDSAASSQRPAVVIDTVSDFYRRTNANIHRGVYQLSEQATMRYEEARHIAAQFINAASPRECIFVRNTTEAINLVASSWGRANLNPGDRILLTVMEHHSNLVPWQMIAEERGATIDYIPLTGDQTLDMEAFETLLKNEPKLVAVAHVSNAVGTINDIPTIVEKAHAAGALVLVDGAQSVPHMPVDVQALDVDFMAFSGHKMLGPMGSGILYGKRALLESMPPYMGGGSMIRKVTLEKTTFADLPARFEAGTPAVADQVGLGAAMQYLAGLGMDKVRQHEIELLDYALEQLPGVPGLKAFGPDDVDQRAGVISFTLGDIHAHDVAAILDGENVAVRAGHHCAQPLMADLGVVATTRASLYVYNTKDDVDRLIAGLHKANKIFGL encoded by the coding sequence ATGACCGCAACAACGCAACCTTCGACGATTGACGGTCTCGCCATTCGCAAGGACTTCCCGATCTTTCAGCAAGCGCTGACCGATGGGCGGCTGCCGCTGGTCTTTCTCGACAGCGCGGCGTCGTCGCAGCGTCCGGCAGTCGTTATCGACACGGTCAGCGATTTCTATCGCCGCACCAATGCCAACATCCACCGCGGCGTCTACCAGCTCTCCGAACAAGCCACGATGCGGTACGAGGAAGCGCGCCACATCGCCGCGCAGTTCATCAACGCCGCGAGTCCACGCGAATGCATCTTCGTGCGCAACACCACCGAGGCGATCAACCTGGTTGCCAGTTCCTGGGGGCGCGCGAATCTGAACCCCGGTGACCGGATTCTGCTCACGGTCATGGAGCACCATTCCAATCTCGTTCCCTGGCAGATGATTGCCGAAGAGCGTGGCGCCACTATCGACTACATCCCGCTCACGGGCGACCAGACGCTCGATATGGAAGCGTTCGAAACTCTGCTCAAGAACGAGCCGAAGCTGGTGGCGGTTGCGCATGTCTCCAACGCCGTCGGCACCATCAACGACATTCCCACCATCGTCGAGAAAGCGCATGCCGCAGGCGCGCTGGTGCTCGTCGACGGCGCCCAGTCGGTCCCGCACATGCCGGTCGACGTGCAGGCGCTCGATGTCGATTTCATGGCTTTCTCCGGTCACAAGATGCTTGGTCCGATGGGCAGTGGCATCCTCTACGGCAAGCGCGCGCTGCTGGAATCGATGCCTCCCTACATGGGAGGGGGGAGCATGATCCGCAAGGTGACGTTGGAGAAAACCACCTTCGCCGATCTCCCGGCCCGGTTCGAAGCCGGAACCCCGGCGGTCGCCGACCAGGTTGGACTCGGCGCGGCCATGCAGTATCTGGCCGGGCTGGGCATGGACAAGGTGCGCCAGCACGAGATCGAGTTGCTCGACTACGCCCTGGAGCAACTTCCGGGCGTTCCTGGGCTGAAAGCGTTCGGTCCGGACGATGTCGATCAGCGCGCCGGCGTGATCTCGTTCACGCTCGGCGACATCCACGCGCACGATGTGGCCGCGATTCTGGACGGCGAGAACGTTGCCGTCCGTGCCGGGCATCACTGCGCGCAACCGTTGATGGCTGATCTCGGCGTGGTCGCCACCACGCGAGCCAGTCTCTACGTCTACAACACGAAGGACGATGTGGATCGTCTCATCGCCGGCCTGCACAAGGCCAACAAGATTTTTGGGCTCTAG